Proteins encoded by one window of Blastopirellula marina:
- a CDS encoding metal-dependent transcriptional regulator: protein MPSLTIENYVKAIYQIALQAPEKAASTGEIATALEVSPGTVTSMLKTLSETGLASYTKYEGVRLTESGHKLALRVLRRHRLIELFLVHTLDLAWDEVHEEAENMEHAVSDFLVDRIDQFLGYPSSDPHGDPIPTADGKIRTEQGVKLTQWEPGKAFRLVRVMEQSPEFLRYLSEESLQPGCEAKLITCRAEAGIVTIEIEGRVTALGLEAAEKLMVTAVG from the coding sequence ATGCCCAGTTTAACGATTGAAAACTACGTGAAAGCGATCTATCAGATCGCGCTTCAGGCACCGGAAAAAGCGGCCTCGACCGGTGAAATCGCGACGGCATTGGAAGTCTCGCCGGGGACGGTCACCAGCATGCTGAAGACCCTGAGTGAGACCGGCTTGGCTTCGTATACCAAATACGAAGGGGTTCGCCTGACCGAAAGCGGCCACAAGCTGGCCCTGCGTGTTTTGCGGCGGCACCGATTGATCGAACTGTTTCTGGTACATACGCTCGACCTGGCTTGGGACGAAGTCCACGAAGAAGCCGAGAACATGGAGCACGCCGTCAGTGATTTTCTGGTCGATCGAATCGATCAATTTCTTGGTTATCCCTCGTCCGATCCGCACGGTGATCCGATACCGACGGCCGATGGCAAGATTCGTACGGAGCAGGGGGTCAAGCTCACCCAATGGGAGCCCGGCAAGGCGTTCCGCTTGGTGCGGGTGATGGAGCAAAGCCCAGAGTTCTTGCGTTACCTGAGCGAAGAATCGCTGCAGCCTGGCTGCGAAGCGAAGTTGATAACCTGCCGCGCCGAAGCCGGTATCGTCACCATCGAAATCGAAGGCCGCGTCACGGCATTGGGGTTAGAAGCCGCTGAAAAGTTGATGGTGACGGCAGTAGGTTAG
- a CDS encoding FdhF/YdeP family oxidoreductase, translating into MKKPTSGGGWQAIRYTFQKARESGGYWKFWKAMRSKNACKTCALGMGGQKGGMVNEQGSFPEVCKKSMQAMAADMQGAIPQDFWNTYSIAQLQKFTPYQMEHAGRLTQPMLWEADQQNYRPITWDDALGRIINKLKALTADETFWYFSGRSSMEAGFLLQLFARLYGTNNVNNCSYYCHQASGVGLASTIGSGTATIVLEDVEHADLVFLIGGNPASNHPRLMSTLKQVRRRGGEVIVINPVIETGLVNFRVPSDPISLLFGTKIATLYVQPDIGGDLALLYGIAKRVVELGGHDQEFLDNHCENTTEWLEFLKNLSWEEIETKSGVGSLQIADIAQRYIKAKRVIFSWTMGITHHAHGVDNVQAIAGLAAVRGMVGKPGCGLMPIRGHSNVQGIGSVGVTPTLKQAIFDGLEKEYGVQLPTTPGLDTLGCMEDAHSGKLKMGFCLGGNLYGSNPDLAFAAESIQNLDTMVYLSTTLNTGHAHGLAKETIILPVLARDEEPYKSTQESMFNYVRMSEGGPRRLDGPRGEVDVIASIGEGVLENRTPIDWKSMQDTNKIRAALAKVVPGFEKIADIDKTKQEFQIDGRTFHTPKFPTPSGRLILHHHEIPALKGTGENELRLMTVRSEGQFNTVVYEEYDIYRGIDRRDVIVLHPNDCKRLGVSGGQKVTIQSNIGQIDGFVVHEFEDIKPGNALMYYPEANTLVSRTADPKSKTPAFKGVVVTVRPA; encoded by the coding sequence ATGAAAAAGCCAACCAGTGGCGGCGGCTGGCAAGCGATCCGGTACACCTTTCAGAAAGCTCGCGAGTCGGGCGGGTACTGGAAGTTCTGGAAGGCCATGCGAAGCAAGAATGCCTGCAAGACATGTGCTCTGGGCATGGGAGGCCAAAAGGGAGGCATGGTCAACGAGCAAGGCTCGTTCCCCGAAGTCTGCAAGAAATCGATGCAGGCCATGGCCGCCGACATGCAAGGTGCCATTCCCCAAGACTTCTGGAATACCTATAGCATCGCCCAGTTGCAGAAGTTCACACCGTACCAGATGGAACATGCTGGACGTCTAACACAGCCCATGCTGTGGGAGGCCGACCAGCAGAACTATCGGCCTATCACGTGGGACGATGCCCTGGGGCGCATCATCAACAAGCTGAAGGCGCTCACTGCCGACGAGACCTTCTGGTACTTCAGTGGCCGTAGCAGTATGGAAGCAGGCTTCCTGCTGCAATTGTTCGCTCGTTTGTACGGTACCAACAACGTCAACAACTGCAGTTATTACTGCCACCAGGCCAGCGGCGTTGGCTTGGCAAGCACCATTGGCAGCGGCACAGCGACGATCGTCCTGGAAGATGTCGAGCATGCCGACCTGGTCTTCCTGATTGGCGGCAACCCGGCCAGCAATCACCCGCGACTGATGTCGACTCTCAAGCAGGTTCGTCGACGCGGCGGCGAGGTGATCGTTATCAACCCCGTTATCGAAACGGGCCTGGTCAACTTCCGCGTACCTAGTGACCCGATCAGCCTCTTATTTGGCACCAAGATCGCGACACTCTACGTTCAACCAGATATTGGCGGAGACCTGGCACTGCTTTACGGGATCGCCAAACGGGTAGTGGAACTTGGGGGACACGACCAGGAGTTTCTTGACAATCACTGCGAGAATACGACGGAGTGGCTTGAGTTTCTAAAGAATCTTTCCTGGGAAGAGATCGAAACCAAATCAGGCGTCGGCAGCCTACAGATCGCGGACATTGCTCAGCGTTACATCAAAGCCAAACGTGTCATCTTCAGTTGGACAATGGGTATCACGCATCACGCCCACGGCGTGGACAATGTTCAAGCGATCGCCGGCCTGGCAGCGGTGCGCGGGATGGTCGGCAAGCCGGGCTGCGGCTTGATGCCCATCCGCGGGCATTCCAACGTGCAAGGGATTGGTTCGGTCGGCGTTACCCCTACACTCAAGCAGGCCATCTTCGATGGGCTCGAAAAAGAGTACGGCGTTCAGCTACCCACGACGCCAGGACTCGATACGCTTGGCTGCATGGAAGACGCCCACTCTGGCAAATTGAAAATGGGTTTCTGCCTGGGTGGCAATCTGTACGGTAGTAACCCCGATCTGGCCTTCGCGGCGGAGTCGATCCAAAACCTCGATACGATGGTCTACTTGAGCACCACGTTGAATACCGGCCATGCGCACGGCCTGGCCAAAGAGACGATTATCTTGCCGGTGCTGGCCCGTGATGAAGAGCCCTATAAGTCGACGCAGGAATCGATGTTCAACTATGTCCGCATGTCCGAAGGAGGACCGCGGCGCCTGGACGGCCCGCGCGGCGAGGTCGATGTGATCGCGTCGATTGGCGAAGGAGTTCTCGAGAATCGCACTCCGATCGATTGGAAGTCGATGCAAGACACCAACAAGATTCGTGCTGCCCTGGCGAAGGTCGTGCCCGGCTTCGAGAAGATTGCCGACATCGACAAGACCAAGCAAGAATTCCAAATCGATGGGCGAACTTTTCATACGCCCAAGTTTCCCACGCCCAGTGGTCGGCTAATTCTGCATCATCACGAGATCCCCGCACTCAAGGGGACCGGAGAAAACGAACTGCGGCTGATGACCGTACGTAGTGAGGGACAGTTCAACACGGTGGTTTACGAAGAGTACGATATCTATCGCGGCATCGATCGCCGAGATGTCATCGTGCTTCACCCAAACGACTGCAAGCGTCTGGGGGTCTCCGGCGGGCAGAAAGTGACTATCCAGTCGAACATTGGCCAGATCGATGGTTTCGTTGTCCACGAGTTTGAAGACATCAAACCTGGGAATGCGTTGATGTATTACCCTGAGGCCAACACCCTCGTTTCCCGAACGGCCGATCCCAAATCCAAAACGCCTGCGTTCAAGGGGGTTGTGGTTACCGTTCGTCCCGCCTGA
- the cysD gene encoding sulfate adenylyltransferase subunit CysD gives MSGYQITHLKQLEAESIHIIREVAAEFENPVMLYSVGKDSSVMVQLALKAFYPAKPPFPLMHVDTTWKFKEMIQFREDYARKELGLDLIVHINEEGQKIGIDPFEDSVRHTDLMKTVSLKQALDKYKFDAAFGGARRDEEKSRAKERVFSFRDRNHRWDPKNQRPELWSLYNTKVNKGESIRVFPLSNWTELDVWQYIHLEKIPIVPLYYSAKRPVVWRNDMWIMVDDDRFQLQPGEKVEEKMVRFRTLGCYPLTGAVESEADNLPEIIQEMLLTTTSERQGRAIDKDQGASMQKKKEEGYF, from the coding sequence ATGTCCGGTTATCAGATTACGCATCTCAAACAGTTGGAAGCAGAGAGCATCCACATCATCCGCGAAGTCGCGGCCGAGTTTGAGAACCCGGTGATGTTGTACTCCGTTGGAAAAGATTCTTCCGTCATGGTTCAATTGGCCTTGAAGGCCTTCTATCCGGCCAAGCCGCCGTTTCCTTTGATGCATGTCGACACGACATGGAAGTTCAAGGAAATGATTCAGTTCCGCGAGGACTACGCTCGCAAGGAACTGGGGCTCGATCTGATCGTGCACATCAACGAAGAAGGTCAGAAGATCGGCATCGATCCGTTCGAGGATAGTGTCCGCCACACGGACTTGATGAAGACAGTCTCGCTGAAGCAGGCACTCGACAAGTACAAATTCGACGCGGCATTCGGTGGTGCCCGCCGCGATGAAGAGAAGTCACGAGCCAAGGAACGCGTCTTTTCGTTCCGCGACAGAAACCACCGCTGGGACCCAAAGAATCAGCGTCCCGAGTTGTGGAGTCTCTACAACACCAAGGTGAATAAAGGGGAAAGCATTCGCGTGTTCCCTCTTTCCAACTGGACGGAGCTCGACGTCTGGCAATACATCCACCTGGAAAAGATTCCGATTGTGCCGCTGTACTACTCGGCCAAGCGTCCGGTCGTCTGGCGAAATGATATGTGGATCATGGTCGACGACGACCGCTTTCAGCTTCAGCCAGGTGAGAAGGTGGAAGAGAAGATGGTTCGCTTCCGTACGCTCGGCTGCTATCCGCTGACCGGTGCCGTCGAATCGGAAGCCGACAACCTGCCTGAAATCATTCAGGAAATGCTTCTGACGACCACCTCCGAACGCCAAGGCCGCGCGATCGACAAAGATCAGGGTGCCTCGATGCAGAAAAAGAAGGAAGAGGGCTACTTCTAA
- a CDS encoding glucose 1-dehydrogenase, translating into MKAIAVKPGTPNSVHLRDIPEPSLAQFPNGKGVLVKVLKVGVDATDKEINEALYGNAPPGDDFMVIGHESFGIVEAVGENVTRFKPGDYVTATVRRPGGSIYDKIGTYDMTSEETYYERGINLLHGYLTEKFVDEEDYIIRVPQGLTHLHVLMEPMSCAAKAVHQAYEVQRRMKVWSPKVAWVMGAGQIGLLTTLCLRLRGLQVSTIARSPGPHLKQEITEGMEASYVSTKNIDLDELVKQTGRPDIIVDATGSSVIAFESMKYLGLNGVLVFTSVTGDSDKHELPTSKINLEWVLGNKLLLGSVNANRDHFEMGIKDLALGEMMYPGVLEKILTNPIDGLDNYAEMMRLLVEDNSALKVFVNVASE; encoded by the coding sequence ATGAAGGCGATTGCGGTTAAACCCGGGACCCCGAACAGCGTTCATCTTCGTGATATCCCTGAACCTTCCCTCGCTCAGTTTCCCAACGGCAAGGGCGTACTGGTGAAGGTGCTCAAAGTTGGGGTCGATGCGACCGACAAGGAAATCAACGAAGCCCTGTACGGCAACGCCCCTCCAGGGGACGACTTCATGGTCATCGGCCACGAGTCGTTCGGCATCGTCGAAGCGGTCGGCGAGAACGTCACACGCTTCAAGCCAGGCGACTACGTCACCGCCACGGTTCGTCGTCCGGGTGGTTCGATCTACGACAAGATCGGCACCTACGACATGACCAGCGAGGAAACCTACTACGAACGCGGCATCAACCTGCTGCACGGTTACCTCACCGAGAAGTTTGTCGACGAAGAAGACTACATCATTCGCGTCCCGCAAGGCCTGACTCACCTGCACGTCCTGATGGAGCCCATGAGTTGTGCCGCCAAGGCCGTGCATCAGGCCTACGAAGTGCAGCGTCGCATGAAGGTCTGGAGCCCTAAGGTCGCCTGGGTGATGGGTGCCGGCCAGATCGGCTTGCTCACGACCCTTTGCCTGCGTCTGCGTGGTCTGCAGGTCAGCACGATCGCGCGTTCCCCTGGCCCGCATCTCAAGCAAGAGATCACCGAGGGAATGGAAGCCAGTTACGTGAGCACCAAGAACATCGACTTGGACGAACTGGTCAAGCAGACCGGCCGGCCTGACATCATCGTCGACGCCACCGGTAGCAGCGTGATCGCTTTCGAGAGCATGAAGTACCTGGGGCTGAACGGTGTGTTGGTCTTCACCAGCGTCACCGGAGACAGCGATAAGCACGAACTGCCGACCTCGAAGATCAACCTGGAATGGGTTTTGGGTAACAAGCTGCTCTTGGGTAGCGTGAACGCCAACCGCGATCACTTCGAGATGGGCATCAAAGATCTGGCCCTGGGCGAAATGATGTACCCAGGCGTTTTGGAAAAGATCCTGACCAACCCAATCGACGGTTTGGACAACTATGCCGAAATGATGCGACTACTGGTCGAAGACAATTCGGCGCTGAAGGTATTTGTGAACGTCGCTTCCGAGTAA
- a CDS encoding HEAT repeat domain-containing protein: MASRKQKRKQSSAKSQTIPRWVLLAGGSLIFILLAVSLVTADWYYAMPSDTKLTYVGRNSCIECHQSEHAKWEGSYHDLAMDLATEETVLGDFEGQEIEHYGITSKMFRRDGKYMINTEGPDGQMQDFEIKYVFGVSPLQQYMVEIDPPTPGSAEGSIGRVQVLRVSWDTEKKKWFYLSPPDVHEKLEVDDPLHWTGRTQNWNHYCADCHSTNLQKNHDLATDTFHTTFSEIDVSCETCHGPGSAHVKLAKATSLFWDRNLGYGLKMLKGDSTEAQLNQVETCGTCHSRRQVICPDYQMGNNYYDQFSNELISEHTYYCDGQIMDEDYVYGSFLQSKMFHKGIRCTDCHDPHSTKIKFEGNLLCTSCHQHPAGKYDTPAHHFHKTGSTGASCVECHMPETTYMEVDPRRDHSIRIPRPDLSVNLGTPNACTKCHLDKAELPTEEHPEAKRYDQWMALARGGDEKVREALAKVDKWALDAVDQWYGPTSKIPKGEHFAYTLKKAWDNNPNAGKDLIELVRDTQQPGIVRASGMMYLANYLNEDGVRTALRYLSDSDPQVRIAAIETLRDLPPVTPDVQGQVLDALLTRLTDEDRAVRTEAAWSLANQDGEALRLRGKSEAFQKALNEAIVQLERDSDQPSAHLSMGVLYERMGDVAKAEKAYRTAIRIGPNFTGPRSNLISLLQDRQDREEQQMRQLVVQGNRPAAEQMTTGLAERAVEIARFRLEELDNLKRDVSQQPNFAPLQYQFGSALYLAARNTTPDSAGPFYDEAFAAYKRAKELEPNSVQYAYMYALIAQYLERWEEADQAIADLLEIDPNNPDFRGLKEQINARYSPRQAQQRQ, from the coding sequence ATGGCATCACGCAAGCAAAAACGCAAGCAATCGTCCGCTAAGTCCCAGACCATCCCTCGTTGGGTCCTGCTGGCCGGTGGAAGTTTGATCTTCATTCTCTTGGCTGTCTCGCTGGTTACGGCCGACTGGTATTATGCGATGCCGTCGGACACGAAGCTGACCTACGTGGGCCGTAACTCGTGTATTGAATGTCATCAGTCCGAGCACGCCAAATGGGAAGGCTCGTACCACGACCTGGCGATGGACCTGGCCACCGAAGAAACCGTGCTGGGCGATTTCGAAGGGCAAGAAATCGAACACTACGGTATCACGTCGAAGATGTTCCGACGCGATGGCAAGTACATGATTAATACCGAAGGCCCTGACGGCCAGATGCAAGATTTCGAGATCAAGTACGTCTTCGGCGTGAGTCCTCTACAACAGTACATGGTCGAGATCGATCCCCCGACGCCTGGCTCGGCCGAGGGCTCCATCGGGCGCGTGCAGGTTCTACGTGTCTCATGGGATACCGAAAAGAAAAAGTGGTTCTACCTTTCACCGCCGGACGTGCACGAGAAACTAGAAGTCGACGATCCGCTGCATTGGACCGGACGCACGCAGAACTGGAATCACTACTGTGCCGACTGCCATTCAACCAATCTGCAGAAGAATCACGACCTGGCAACCGACACATTCCACACTACGTTCTCCGAGATTGACGTCAGTTGTGAAACGTGCCACGGGCCAGGCAGCGCGCACGTAAAATTGGCCAAGGCCACCAGCTTGTTCTGGGATCGCAACTTAGGGTATGGGCTCAAGATGCTGAAGGGGGATTCGACCGAGGCTCAGCTCAACCAGGTCGAAACCTGCGGAACGTGCCACTCGCGCCGCCAAGTGATCTGCCCTGATTACCAGATGGGGAACAACTACTACGACCAGTTCAGCAACGAACTGATTTCGGAACATACCTACTACTGCGACGGCCAGATCATGGACGAAGACTACGTCTATGGCTCGTTCCTGCAGAGCAAGATGTTCCACAAAGGGATCCGCTGCACCGACTGCCACGACCCGCACTCGACCAAAATCAAATTTGAAGGGAATTTGCTGTGCACATCATGCCATCAGCATCCCGCCGGCAAGTACGACACGCCTGCCCACCACTTCCACAAGACGGGCTCGACGGGGGCTTCCTGTGTCGAGTGCCATATGCCGGAAACAACCTACATGGAAGTCGATCCACGGCGCGACCATAGCATCCGCATTCCCCGTCCCGACCTTTCGGTCAACCTAGGGACTCCCAACGCCTGCACCAAGTGCCATCTCGATAAGGCCGAACTTCCCACGGAAGAACATCCCGAGGCCAAACGTTACGATCAATGGATGGCCCTGGCCCGCGGTGGCGATGAAAAGGTTCGCGAGGCCTTAGCCAAGGTCGATAAGTGGGCACTCGATGCAGTCGACCAATGGTACGGTCCAACGTCGAAGATTCCCAAGGGAGAGCACTTCGCGTACACGCTCAAAAAGGCTTGGGACAATAATCCCAATGCCGGCAAAGACCTCATCGAATTGGTTCGCGATACGCAGCAGCCAGGCATCGTCCGGGCCAGCGGCATGATGTATCTGGCCAATTACTTGAACGAGGACGGCGTCCGCACCGCGCTGCGGTACCTATCCGACAGCGATCCCCAAGTGCGTATCGCCGCGATCGAAACCCTACGCGATCTCCCCCCCGTTACGCCTGATGTTCAAGGCCAGGTGCTCGATGCATTGCTGACGCGTCTAACCGACGAAGATCGTGCCGTGCGAACCGAAGCGGCCTGGTCGCTGGCCAACCAGGATGGCGAAGCCCTTCGCCTGCGAGGCAAGAGCGAAGCCTTCCAAAAGGCGTTGAACGAAGCGATCGTCCAGCTCGAGCGCGATAGCGATCAGCCATCGGCGCATCTTTCCATGGGTGTTCTGTACGAACGCATGGGGGATGTTGCCAAGGCCGAGAAGGCATACCGCACCGCCATCCGGATCGGACCCAACTTCACCGGGCCACGATCTAATCTGATTAGTTTGCTGCAAGATCGACAAGACAGGGAAGAGCAGCAAATGCGTCAACTTGTTGTTCAAGGGAATCGACCGGCAGCGGAACAAATGACAACAGGGCTGGCAGAGCGAGCGGTCGAGATCGCCCGTTTCCGACTGGAAGAACTCGACAACTTGAAGCGCGACGTCAGCCAGCAACCGAACTTCGCCCCGCTGCAATATCAATTCGGTTCGGCCCTTTACTTAGCCGCGCGAAATACGACACCAGACAGTGCTGGTCCGTTCTACGACGAAGCGTTCGCTGCCTACAAGCGGGCCAAAGAACTAGAGCCTAACAGCGTGCAGTATGCTTACATGTACGCTCTGATTGCCCAGTACCTCGAGCGTTGGGAGGAAGCCGATCAGGCAATCGCCGACCTGTTGGAGATCGACCCGAACAACCCTGATTTCCGCGGCCTGAAAGAGCAAATCAATGCTCGCTATTCACCGCGCCAGGCACAACAGCGGCAGTAG
- a CDS encoding DinB family protein gives MTDPAPFQRYLDLASEEDCATALQIQLEQELPKFQLVSEDQSVIVHPPYQWTIKEVVGHMSDTERVFAYRALRFARGDTTPLPGFDQDAYMLTANFKDRTYEDLLRELTLVRQATIELFRTLPAEAFDREGTASGYQWSVRNLGRCCVGHVRHHLEILQRRLGSSGMV, from the coding sequence ATGACTGATCCTGCACCCTTTCAGCGTTACCTGGATTTGGCTTCTGAGGAGGACTGTGCAACAGCACTTCAGATTCAGCTGGAGCAGGAACTCCCCAAATTTCAGCTGGTGTCAGAAGACCAGTCAGTGATCGTGCATCCCCCTTATCAGTGGACCATCAAAGAAGTCGTCGGGCATATGAGCGACACTGAACGCGTGTTCGCGTATCGAGCCCTGCGATTCGCGCGGGGAGACACCACGCCGCTGCCAGGGTTTGATCAAGATGCCTACATGCTGACGGCGAACTTTAAGGATCGGACCTACGAAGATCTGCTGCGCGAGCTGACGCTGGTGCGGCAAGCGACCATCGAACTATTTCGCACGCTCCCAGCCGAGGCGTTCGACCGCGAAGGGACGGCCAGTGGCTACCAGTGGAGCGTACGAAATCTAGGCCGCTGCTGCGTCGGGCACGTGCGGCATCATTTGGAGATCCTGCAGCGACGTCTCGGCAGTTCAGGGATGGTTTAA
- a CDS encoding DinB family protein has protein sequence MSMIERLQHQLDSARGFTTRILADFQNPEDWVAQVCNQSNHALWFIGHMATTDNFFISLLAPEKSASKEHYQELFGLGSTPSPKLEDYPPIEEVRGYMDDRRQVLLAILASLSDEDLATKTPDGTPDFLADYGQVFETAIWHEGLHSGQLTMVRRSLGHQPTMTPPPSTPGV, from the coding sequence ATGTCCATGATCGAGCGTCTGCAACACCAACTCGATTCTGCCCGTGGCTTCACGACGCGCATCCTGGCCGACTTTCAAAACCCTGAGGACTGGGTGGCACAGGTCTGCAATCAAAGCAACCATGCACTCTGGTTTATTGGTCATATGGCCACGACCGACAACTTCTTCATCTCGCTCTTGGCCCCCGAGAAAAGCGCGTCCAAAGAGCACTACCAAGAACTGTTCGGCCTTGGTTCGACTCCGTCCCCTAAGCTGGAAGACTACCCGCCGATTGAAGAAGTACGTGGCTACATGGACGACCGCCGCCAGGTACTGCTCGCGATCCTGGCATCGCTGAGTGACGAAGACCTCGCTACGAAGACGCCTGACGGCACGCCCGACTTCCTGGCCGACTATGGCCAAGTATTCGAGACGGCGATCTGGCACGAAGGCCTGCACAGCGGGCAGCTAACAATGGTTCGCCGGTCACTCGGCCATCAACCGACGATGACTCCACCCCCGAGCACGCCAGGCGTCTAA
- a CDS encoding MarR family winged helix-turn-helix transcriptional regulator — protein sequence MNWKKDDLLCFHLGVAMRKISRIYAEGLAAYEVTPAQLFMLSCLDCQNGQKPSELAEEVHLDASSMTGLLDRTEKAKLIRRMRDPADRRALRIYLTPQGKETVERLKPVIEQLQEKVHEDFFAGCSEEQIACFLEILRSAGSSPDRSS from the coding sequence ATGAATTGGAAAAAAGACGATCTACTCTGCTTTCACCTGGGCGTTGCAATGCGAAAGATCTCGCGAATTTACGCCGAAGGTTTAGCGGCATACGAAGTCACCCCAGCTCAGTTGTTTATGCTTTCTTGTCTGGATTGCCAGAACGGCCAGAAACCTAGCGAATTGGCCGAAGAGGTCCATCTGGATGCCAGCAGCATGACCGGTCTGCTAGATCGCACCGAAAAGGCAAAGCTGATCCGCCGCATGCGTGACCCAGCCGATCGCCGCGCGTTGCGGATTTACTTGACCCCGCAAGGCAAAGAGACCGTCGAACGCCTGAAGCCAGTCATTGAGCAACTGCAGGAAAAAGTTCACGAGGACTTCTTTGCCGGTTGTAGCGAAGAGCAAATTGCGTGTTTCTTAGAAATACTTCGCAGTGCTGGCTCTTCCCCAGATCGCTCCAGCTAG
- the cysN gene encoding sulfate adenylyltransferase subunit CysN, translating to MSHKSDLIATDIHAYLAQHEKKELLRFLTCGSVDDGKSTLLGKLLIESKAAYEDQLAAIERESATHGTVAGEIDPALLTDGLKEEREQGITIDVAYRYFSTAKRKFIVADTPGHEQYTRNMATGASTADLAIILIDARQGVLTQTKRHSFITSLLGIRHIVVAINKMDLVDYSQEVFEKIKQDYIDFAAKMSADDVHFIPLSALKGDNLVEKSEKMPWYEGATLMHMLENLYIGSDRNLQDFRFPVQLVNRPDLNFRGFCGTVASGTIRPGEEVMVLPSKKTSKVKRIVTMDGDVEEAYPPMSVTLTFEDEIDCSRGDVIVRPGNRPKVDSKFDAMVVWMSEEPLVPGKQYFVKHTTKMMTGTVSRVRYNVDVNTLHREDTPALKLNEIGRCSIKLNQPICFDPYAKNKTTGAFILIDYMSNRTVGAGMIIDRDSSDTDELWDVEGDETLQSTKGNVSAEERAARFGQTPATVLLTGLTGAGKTTIAYALERRLFDEGKTSVVLDGQNLRRGISKDLGYTAEQRSENLRRGSEIARMLNDSGMLCIAAFLAPSAEVRQRASEVVGTDRFLTVYLSAPVEVCRQREDSGMYAKADSGEIANFPGVSYDYEAPENSDLILPTHELSVDECVDKIYELLQSRGMID from the coding sequence ATGTCCCATAAATCTGACCTGATCGCGACTGACATTCATGCTTATCTCGCCCAGCACGAGAAGAAGGAACTGCTGCGGTTTTTGACGTGCGGCAGTGTCGACGACGGTAAGAGCACGCTGCTAGGTAAGCTGCTGATCGAATCGAAGGCCGCCTACGAAGATCAGTTGGCAGCAATCGAAAGAGAGTCGGCCACGCACGGCACGGTTGCCGGCGAGATTGATCCGGCCCTGTTGACCGACGGATTGAAGGAAGAACGTGAGCAGGGCATTACGATCGACGTGGCCTATCGCTACTTCTCGACGGCCAAGCGAAAGTTCATCGTCGCCGATACCCCAGGGCACGAACAATACACCCGCAACATGGCCACTGGTGCCTCAACCGCTGACTTGGCCATCATTCTGATCGATGCTCGCCAAGGCGTGCTAACCCAAACCAAGCGGCACAGCTTCATCACATCGCTGCTGGGCATCCGCCATATTGTCGTCGCCATCAATAAGATGGACTTGGTTGATTACAGCCAAGAAGTATTTGAGAAGATCAAGCAAGATTACATCGACTTCGCCGCGAAGATGTCGGCCGACGATGTGCACTTTATTCCGCTCTCGGCCCTCAAGGGGGACAACCTGGTCGAGAAGAGCGAGAAGATGCCGTGGTACGAAGGTGCCACGCTGATGCACATGCTCGAGAACCTGTACATCGGTTCCGACCGCAATCTACAAGACTTCCGTTTCCCAGTGCAATTGGTGAACCGGCCCGACTTGAACTTCCGTGGTTTCTGCGGCACGGTCGCTTCCGGCACGATTCGCCCCGGTGAAGAAGTCATGGTGTTGCCGTCCAAGAAGACGAGCAAGGTCAAGCGTATCGTCACGATGGATGGCGATGTCGAAGAAGCGTACCCGCCGATGTCGGTCACGCTGACTTTTGAGGACGAAATCGACTGCAGCCGCGGCGACGTCATTGTACGTCCCGGGAACCGTCCGAAAGTCGATAGCAAGTTCGACGCGATGGTCGTGTGGATGTCGGAAGAACCGCTGGTGCCAGGTAAGCAGTACTTCGTGAAACACACCACGAAGATGATGACCGGAACCGTTTCACGAGTTCGCTACAACGTTGACGTGAATACGCTACACCGCGAGGATACGCCGGCCCTGAAGCTCAATGAAATCGGCCGTTGCAGCATCAAGCTGAATCAACCGATCTGCTTCGATCCGTACGCGAAGAACAAGACGACTGGGGCATTCATCCTGATCGACTACATGTCCAACCGCACCGTGGGTGCCGGTATGATCATCGATCGCGATTCAAGCGATACGGATGAACTGTGGGACGTCGAAGGGGACGAGACCCTGCAGAGCACCAAGGGGAACGTCTCGGCCGAGGAACGTGCCGCTCGCTTTGGTCAAACGCCCGCGACGGTGCTGCTGACCGGTTTGACCGGTGCCGGCAAGACGACAATCGCCTACGCTCTAGAACGTCGCCTGTTCGACGAAGGGAAGACAAGCGTGGTGCTCGATGGCCAAAACCTTCGTCGCGGCATCAGCAAAGATCTGGGCTATACCGCCGAACAGCGTAGCGAGAATCTGCGTCGTGGTAGCGAGATTGCCCGGATGCTGAATGATTCCGGTATGCTCTGCATCGCGGCGTTCCTGGCCCCGAGTGCCGAAGTTCGGCAGCGGGCCAGCGAAGTGGTGGGTACCGATCGCTTCCTAACGGTCTACCTGTCGGCTCCGGTCGAAGTGTGCCGCCAGCGAGAAGATTCCGGCATGTACGCCAAGGCCGACAGTGGCGAGATCGCCAACTTCCCAGGCGTCAGCTACGACTACGAAGCTCCGGAGAATTCCGACCTGATTCTTCCTACGCACGAGCTGAGCGTGGACGAATGCGTCGACAAGATCTACGAACTGCTGCAATCGCGTGGGATGATCGACTAA